A region from the Acipenser ruthenus chromosome 13, fAciRut3.2 maternal haplotype, whole genome shotgun sequence genome encodes:
- the LOC117418037 gene encoding carbohydrate sulfotransferase 15-like encodes MTEMDYKYTLLSSDSEDCQKRPFLFHVDNNNQMNLFAVLEVRRDNYRRWGGLSCFRKAKVYSIGLGLTVMSLVMASYILTGDKKGLLITPSPYQYSTLNNPGLLNSHETDLSFPFNLSTVRDSTNMKLVIKTITSNIEFSTRQLPDLKDLIKYEQHMFSVIPSTFLPNVKNPCWYEEYTGNSTADPYGTNLYALYSKRFRTVFDYLRNAFREHLYRQGNKYYRFRCLPYFYIIGQPKCGTTDLYDRLRLHPDVRFTTFKEPHWWTRKRFGIIRLSEGFHDRYPVEDYLDLFDLAAYQIQDRSQLNASRSQHKRNIIIGEASASTLWDNNAWAYFYENATAKGEPPFLIQDFIHAVQPNAKFIIMLRDPVERLYSDYLYFGIANKSADDFHEKVSESLQLFESCILEYSMKSCVYNTTLNNAMPVRLQVGLYIVYILDWLTVFDRNQMLVLRLEDHATNCKYTMHKVFDFLSLGPLTEQKEAEITKSPASNTRRQADKNLGPMLPVTREILRDFYTPFNAKLAQEFKNDSFLWEKKSKFM; translated from the exons ATGACCGAGATGGACTACAAATACACTTTACTCAGCTCGGATTCAGAGGACTGCCAGAAGAGGCCTTTCTTGTTCCATGTGGATAACAACAACCAGATGAATTTGTTTGCAGTTCTAGAAGTCAGGAGGGATAACTATCGAAGATGGGGTGGGCTGTCTTGTTTCAGGAAAGCAAAAGTGTACAGCATTGGGTTGGGGCTGACTGTGATGTCTCTGGTGATGGCTTCATACATACTCACTGGAGACAAGAAGGGTCTCTTGATTACCCCTTCGCCATACCAATATAGCACCTTAAATAACCCAGGCTTATTGAACAGTCACGAGACTGACTTGTCCTTCCCTTTCAATCTGTCAACTGTAAGGGATTCCACCAACATGAAATTAGTTATAAAAACTATAACATCAAACATAGAGTTTAGCACCAGGCAGCTGCCGGATTTAAAGGACCTTATAAAATATGAGCAACAT ATGTTTTCAGTCATTCCATCCACATTCCTTCCAAATGTTAAAAACCCATGTTGGTATGAAGAATACACAGGGAATAGCACTGCTGATCCTTATGGGACCAACTTATATGCACTTTATTCAAAGCGTTTTCGAACAGTGTTTGATTATCTGAGAAATGCTTTCCGGGAACACTTGTACCGTCAAGGAAACAAGTACTATCGCTTTCGCTGTCTGCCATACTTCTACATTATAGGGCAACCGAAATGTGGAACCACAGACCTTTACGACAGGCTGAGATTGCATCCGGACGTTAGGTTTACCACTTTCAAAGAGCCACATTGGTGGACCAGGAAACGGTTTG GTATAATTCGCTTGAGCGAGGGGTTCCATGACAGGTACCCAGTGGAGGACTACCTGGATCTGTTTGATCTAGCAGCCTACCAGATTCAGGATCGCTCACAGCTCAATGCATCCAGAAGCCAGCACAAACGCAACATCATCATTG GCGAGGCAAGTGCTTCTACATTGTGGGATAACAATGCGTGGGCCTATTTCTATGAAAATGCAACTGCCAAAGGGGAACCACCATTTTTAATCCAGGACTTTATTCACGCTGTTCAGCCAAATGCCAAGTTTATAATCATGCTGAGAGACCCTGTGGAGAG GCTGTACTCGGATTACCTTTACTTTGGGATCGCCAACAAATCGGCAGATGATTTCCATGAGAAAGTGTCCGAGTCCCTGCAGCTGTTTGAAAGCTGCATCTTGGAATACTCAATGAAATCCTGTGTGTACAACACCACCCTCAACAACGCCATGCCT GTGAGATTGCAAGTTGGACTTTACATTGTTTATATATTGGACTGGCTGACCGTTTTTGACAGAAACCAAATGTTAGTGCTTCGTCTGGAAGATCATGCCACCAATTGTAAATACACTATGCACAAAGTATTTGACTTTCTCAGCTTAG GGCCTCTGACCGAGCAAAAGGAGGCGGAAATTACAAAAAGCCCAGCGTCAAATACCAGAAGACAAGCGGACAAAAACCTGGGGCCAATGTTACCTGTGACTAGGGAGATTCTCAGAGACTTCTACACTCCTTTCAATGCCAAACTCGCTCAAGAGTTTAAGAATGACTCTTTCCtctgggaaaaaaaatcaaagttcATGTAA